CATTTTGAATAACACATGAAAATTTACCAAAAAGAGAACAAAAGAACACACGAAATGATTGATTAAAAAGAACAAATATCCTTGCTGCCTCACTGAGTTCAAAAAACAATTTATTCACACAGATGGCGACACGCTGAAGGAATAGATTGATTTGCACAATATGGCATCATACATAGATAAGGATAGATTTTTTCAGCATATCATCCCTTCGAAGAggcaatgataaaaaaaattatcggcTAGAACTATTCTATCGCGCGTATCTTGAACCATaaagtcaaatatcatatttaaaaaataatattttttttcatttaaaataacaaaaaatatcAGCTAGCTAATAATGATTAAAagtgaatattttttattgaaaatttttaatcaaacttAAACAGCagtgaattttttttcaatgataaatgatgtgttaatttttttattggatGATTTAAGATTGGATGATTTAAGATATATACGACAGTCACCCCAATAATTTCTACAGTAACAAACTCCAAACAAAATCATCGCTGTTGGCAAAGAAGGTTGCAGCCCATGGCGGGTCCTACGTTGGCTTTTTCCGTAGCTTAGCATGGGCGGTAGGAGCCCCAGTGTgcagaagaggagagtcctttgCAAGGACTTTGCTGGGCAAGCATGACATCAACAATATCATAAAAAAGGCCAAGCTCGATATCAattgaaaaaaaaggaaagtcATAAAAAGTTTGAGccaattttgaattataataatttcatttTCAACTCAACCGGTCTTTgctaattaaaagaaaaaaaaaaagggaaacaacATCAAGCAAAGAAAGTTTGCGGGTGAGCTAAAACTCACCTGTTCCAGTGCACAAGGGGATCAGGTACAACCCATCCAAAACAAACATCCTCCATTGCACGTCACGGTCAAACCCAACTTCCGGTCCGAGCTGGCGATTCAATGACCCGGACCCACAAAATCTAGACCAACTACAGTCTACACGACTCCGATGGACGACGAGTGAACTCCAGTGCCCGAAAACCAACCGGGTCGGATCCTGAAACCCAAGTTTTACCGAACCCGGCCGGGTGTTCCCTTACTTGGCTTCGCCACGTTTCTTGGCTTCATCTTCGTGTCAAGAGAAATAGAAAATCTAAAGACCCATCAAAACAAGGACGGCAGACAGATAAAGAATCCAATCCAtgtgattttttttcttgttttcccCAACCACATTATTGTTCAAGGAATCTCACACCACAGTAATTCTAAGCAGAATAAATCCGAACAAGCGAATATGGAGTTAAAAATCCATTAAAAGATATCATATCCTTGTATACAGAATCCACGAAACTTCCCCCTAGCATATCAGTAGTTCTTGATCCAAGAACCAAACCCTGGAACTCCGCCAAATCCCAATCCCAATCCCAATCCCAATCCCTAAAAAAGAATGCAGAACCCGGACAACCTTAACTAAAGAACGAAGAGGAAAAAACTTAGAGACTAATGATTGAGATGATCAACACACGACGggggaaggagagaaagaagagagagaaagagggaggggaagggtgCGAGAAGAACCCTTGTTTAGAAGGGGGCGGGGGCTCCTTGGCCCAAGAAGGGCCTCATCCCATCGGCATCGACGCCCTCCAAGTGGAAGGCGTCCCTGAGTTTGTGGAAGCCGTGGGCGAAAACCCCGAAGCCGAAGACGAATCcgatgagaaggatcaccagcagCAGCAGGAAGCACAGGCAGCACGATTTGCTCGGGAAGCAGCACATCTTGTATCCAATAAGAAGAGGAGAAAGCGAAAGTCCAGATTTTTACAAGAAAATAATGCGAAGAGATAGGCTTCGCCGCCTTGGCCttttggagagagaaattgggGAGCAGGGAGCGCATAAAAAGAGGCGATATTGGCCGCATCCTGCAAAAAAGGCAAGGGGTGTTTTAGCAGCGGGGTCCACTTGCCATCCGAAGCTCTCGGTAAATTAAATTGGGGATGGGTTTGGTGGGTTAATTTTGCTACTGTTTTGAGGAAGCCGGGGTGAGTTGGTAGGGCCTGGCGGGGGAGACATGGAGGCGGTTCTAGTTTGGCTCCCAGCTTCCttgcaacaatttttttttttttttcctggggtGGGGGTGGGGTACATGATGGTCTTGTAAGTAAACCGTGTCCGAGACTAGTGGCTTAGTTGGATTTGTTTCAGATTTGGGGTGAGTTAAGTTCGGTAGCAGATTAACAATTTTGAGAAGGTTTCCATTTATAACAAACACCACATGCCAGTTACATCATCAGGTGTGACACCAAGCCAAAAGCCAAGCTTGGCTTGCTAAACAAGAGAATAGAATGGCAAAcccataatatttaaaattaatcgTATTAAATAGCTAAAGAGTATTAACTATATTTTATACCTGATTAGTGTAGTTTGTGACATGTAAGTGGCTTATCAGAGTTTAGCTAGATATATATAATTGGCATTTAAAGCGCATGCCACTTGTATTGTCATGTGCAAATTGGAACGTCGGCCGTGTGCAACAATTAGGATCACTATATCATATGTTGCCACAGGGTGTCGATTTGAGCAGGACGTCAAGCTGGTTGATCCATTAGAGAGCTCGACGAAGCATTGACTGGACTGAAGAAGTCAGCTGAAGATCATAATGTGGctccaaaaaaaaatcacatgGTCACCGAATCTGGAAGCGACCATTGCAACATGAATCCTATTTTGGGGAAACCATGCTCAAATCTTCTCTTCAACGTTGAAACCGGCCTGAAATAATATAGTCGAAGAAGTCCTTTTGCCAGGGAGTAGTCGGTGAAGAACCTCCGATGTCTAAATTAGATAAATTCTTAGAGAACAGTGAGAGTGTTGTGAGAGTGGTAGAGTGATCAAAGCTTGCAAGCATTTAGGACACTTAGAGCGCGCTGAAGACTTAGAAGATTAGGGCTTAAGACTTACCTGGAGAGTCCTCTAGAAGTGGTCTATATAGATGATGATCAGTATTCATTGTTGTGGAATCTTTGGATGTGCAGGTCAGTCGTTTTGGATAATTGATCCTGAAGATATAACGCCGGTAATTCTCCTGTATTTCACATTCTATGCATCTCAACCTGTGGTTATTGGATGGGAGAAGATCTAGATATCTCCATGTACCTCTGTGTTGGCCATATGGTGGATGTTGATTTGATAGAATATTAGAATGGAGGCTTCATGGTGAGCTCTGGTTGATCAGTCTACTATATTTGCTGTAGTCAGTTCTAAGGCATATCACTATCCATGTGTTATTCGTATGTAAGGCTTCATGAAGATAATTTTTCTACACCTAGTTATCATCACTTCATAAGATGGCAGTGAATAAAATCAAAGCCTTCTCCATGAAGACAAAGTGAAGGTAGGGCTGTTAAAGAGGTCCTCCTGCCGAGCTGAGACCGGACGACCATCTCATCCTTGAAAGTTAGTTCTTGA
Above is a genomic segment from Elaeis guineensis isolate ETL-2024a chromosome 1, EG11, whole genome shotgun sequence containing:
- the LOC109505492 gene encoding uncharacterized protein is translated as MCCFPSKSCCLCFLLLLVILLIGFVFGFGVFAHGFHKLRDAFHLEGVDADGMRPFLGQGAPAPF